The window ACCCGGCTTGAATGGCTTCAATACCGGCTTTTTTAATGTAATCCGGCGTATCAAAATCCGGTTCACCTGCCCCAAAATTAATAATGTCCATTCCGGACGCTTTAAGCTGTTTGGCTTTGGAATCAATGGCCAATGTTGGTGAAGGTGATACCCGTTTCATCCTTTTAGCGATTTGCATACACGCCTCCTTCAATCTGGCTAACTATATGATTCAATAGTGCGAAAAATATTATCATAATCATCCTGACAAGTAAAGATTCCATTCCTTATACAACTGCATTGAAAAACAAGGTTTTTATGCTAGTGATCCCCTAGAAGCCCACAGGTTGGTATTGTGAAAAAAACCGGACATGCAATAATTAGATGCCGGCAGGTTGCAAATATTTATCCGCCAAAACTGCGGCAGCGGCACCTTCTCCGGCGGCGACAATGATCTGTTTGACGATATTGTCCCGGCAATCTCCGACTGCGAAAATTCCGGGTTGAGTTGTCATGAACCGCTGATCCGTTTTTATATAACCACCCTTATCCAGCGAAACCGTTTCTTTCACAAATCCCGTTTGGGGGGTAAGTCCGGTAAAAATAAAAACACCTTTTACCTCAATCACCTTTTCCTCTTTACCGTCGCGCGGCCCAATTGCAATACCTTGTACGCCCTGCTCGCCGCCTACAATGCGAAAAGGCACTTTGGGGGTCACCGTCTCAATCTTAGACATTTTCAATACATGGTCCTGAATAATCTGATCCGCACGAAAAGCGTCCCGCCGATGGATCAAATAGACTTTTGAGGCAAACCGGGTAAGAAATTCCGCCTCTTCCAGCGCGGTATTCCCACCGCCGACCACGGCCACCGGAACATCCTTAAAAAAAGCACCATCACAGGTTGCACAGTAAGAGACACCCCGTCCACGAAAAGCATCTTCACCCGGAACGCCTAATTTCTTTGGAATCGCACCGGTAGCAATAATAACCGTCCGCGCGGAATAATCCGCACCCGCGCAATGAACCGTATGAACATCCCCCGGGGTAACCTGGATCACTTGATCCAGCACAATGGGAACATTAAATTCCTGTATCTGCGTATTCATTTTCATCATTAATTCCGCGCCATTCACATGCGGCAGACCTGGATAGTTATCCACCTGCCATGTGGTGACTGCTTGACCACCCGGCGCGAGTTGTTCCAGCACCAATACGCTCCGTCCCGCCCGGATTGCGTACAACCCGGCAGTTAATCCCGCCGGACCTGCACCGATAATCACATTATCGTAAATTCGCTTCTCTTTTTCGCTCACACTTCCTCCCATACGTTGCCGGCAACAGAAATAATCTTTGATTTTGTACAGGCGCCGACGATCTGGTCAACCAAGCGGCCTTGCTTAAAAAACAATAATGAAGGGATTGAAAAAATCGCAAAGCGACCGGCAATGTTCGGATTGGCATCAACATCCAGTCGCAGGACCCGAATCTTTCCCTTGTATTCCAATGAAAATTCTTCAACCACCGGCGAGAGCATACGACACGGGGTACACCATGCAGCCCAAAAATCCACGATCACCGGAGTTTCCGATTTCAAGACTTCCGACTCAAATGTCTGGTCTGTCACATCCATATTCATCCCCTGCCTTTCACCGCAATCTGTGCATGTTGGTTGGCCCAACCAACATGCTTAAATAAACAGCTTCAAAACTATATAAACAATCATTAATAACCCATAAATAATCCCCAGGACTGTCAAATGCCATTGGGGGGAGAAGTGAATTTCCCCGCACTGTTCACGATCACTTTGTTTATCAATCATAACCGTCTTATTCACGTCAAATTGGAAAGCTTGAATTTGTCATGAATTGCCTGCAACGCTTCTTCAACACGCTCTTCTTTTAAAATGACTGAAATTTTAATTTCCGAGGTGGAGATCATCTCAATATTAATCCCTTTTTCAGACAACGCCTGAAACATAGCCGCCGCGACACCGCTGTGGGTTTTCATGCCGACACCTACCACACTGACCTTTCCTATATGTTCGTCCGCCTCAAACCCCTTTGCACCGAGTTCCTGCACCAATTGTTCCACAATGCCTTTGGCTCGAGTCAGCTCATCCTGATGAATGGTAAAGGAAATATTTGTCGTTCCTTCTTCTGAAACGTCCTGAACAATCACATCAACATTCAAATCCTCTCCGGCCAAACGTCCGAATATTTTCGCAGCAATTCCCGGCTGATCCGGAACCCAGAGAATGGTGATTTTCGCTTCTTTTTTCGTATGGGTGACACCTGATACCAATACGCCTTCCATCTGTTCAACCTCCTCCATAATGAGAGTGCCGGAATCAGGTTTGACACTTGACCGGACATGTAAAACAATACCGTTTTTTTTGGCAAATTCAATTGACCGGTTATACAGTACTTGCGCCCCTAAACTTGCCATTTCCAGCATTTCATCATAGGAAAGCCTCGCAAGCTTGGATGCATCCCGCACAATTCTCGGATCTGCTGTAAAAACGCCGTCAACATCTTTGTAAAATTCACAAATATCAGAATCCAAGGCAGCCGCCAAAGCAACCGCCGTTAAATCAGAACCACCCCTGCCCAGCGTTGTGATTTCTTCTTCTGCTGTTTCACCCTGAAATCCGGCAACAATCACGACTTTCCCTAAGTGCAGCGCTTTATGAATTTTCTCTCCGCCCATTTTAACAATCCGCGCCTTATTATGAACATCATCCGTTACAATGCCAACTTGCGGCCCGGTAAAGGAAATAGCATCGCATCCCAGCGATTTGAGTGCAATCGCCATGAGTGCGATGGATTGCTGTTCACCGGTAGCCAACAGCATGTCCATTTCCCTTTCATCGGGATACGCTGTAATCGCTCTGGCTTTGGCAATCAATTCATCCGTCATATCACCGGGCGCCGAAACAACCACCACCACATTGCGCCCCTTTTTTTTCACTTCAACAATTCTCTGCGCAACACCTTTCATCAGTTCGGCCGATGCCAAGGTGGCACCGCCGAATTTCATGACTGTAATATTCCCTGCCAATTCCCTAAGCCTCCTTGGCCTTATCCGGCTCAGATGATTCGCCTTGCCCGGCACCTGCCACATCGTCTACCGGAGTGGGCAGACCTTGCTTATCACTGTTTTCCGGCCATTTCCCAGTAATAAAAATATCCATCAAATGCCAACCCTCTTCAATATGCAACCCGGTTGCTTTGGCTTGTTCTTCATCATAGCCGTTTTGGCCATGGGTTATTTCCCGGCCGGGTTGATAAATAATAAACGGTACAGATTCATTGGTGTGCGTCCGTACATCCAACGGTGTGGGATGATCGGGCATCACCATTACTTTATAGTCTTGCCGGCCTTCCAGACCCTTGAGAATCGTCCCAATAACTTTGACATCAAAATCTTCAATCGCTTTGACTTTCCCCTGCACGTCCCCATTGTGGCCGCATTCATCCGGCGCCTCAACATGCACAAAAACAAAATCATGTTTTTTCAACACCTTCAACGCAGCTTCCGCTTTGCCGACATAATTGGTATCCAAATACCCGGTAACACCGGAAACTTTAATTACCTCCAAACCGGCATACAATCCAATTCCTTTAATAAGATCAACTGCCGAAATAACCCCGCCGGTGAGATGATATTTATCCGTCATTGTCGGCATGTTCGGTTTTGTCCCCTGCCCCCACAGCCAAATCATATTCGCCGGTGGTTTACCGTCATGCCGTCTTTCGCGGTTCACTTCATGTCCTTCCAAAAGAAACCGGGAATCCTCCATCAGCCGGCTGACATCCTTTTGACCTGTGCCTTTAGGCATATGCTCCGTGATTTCCTTACCGCTAATATCATGCGGCGGGGTACAATTTATTTTTAAAGGACCACTGCGCCATACCAGCAGATGACGGTAGCTGGTGCCCAAGTAAAATTTAATTTTGTCTGAACCTAATTTCTGTCCCAACATTTTAATCAACGGTTTTGCATCTTCCGTTGAAATATGTCCGCTGGAAAAATCTTCCATAATATTCTTTTTGATATTAACCAGATTGCAACGAAACGCAACATCTTTGGGCCCTAAATCAACGCCGATATTAGCAGCTTCCAAAGGGGCGCGGCCTGAGAAGTACTTCCGCGGATCATATCCCATCAGCACCAAATTTGCCACATCCGACCCCAACGGATACCCATCCACCAATGTATGCGTGGTCCCCAAGGTACCCTTTTGGGCAAGAAAATCCATATTCGGTGTCTTGGCTGCTTGCAGGGGTGTTTTCCCTCCCAAATCGGGATGCGGATGATCCGCCATGCCATCGCCAACTAATAGTATATACTTCATAATAATTACTTCCTCTTAATCGTTTTTTTCAAACCCATTAATTTTATAACCTCCGCCATTTTAGGTTTGCAGGTTTTAAACTGACTGGACTGATCAATGGCCCGATCCGGATCCTTCAAACCATGTCCGGTTAAAATGCAAACCGCCACAGAATCCTGAGAAGCATTTTGCTTGAAATAGCCCGATTTGGCTATTTTCATAAAACCGGCAACCGAGGCCGCTGAGGCAGGTTCACAGAAAACCCCTTCCACTCGGGCCAGATGCCGATAGGCAGCTAAAATCTGATTATCCGTAACCATACCAATCATACCCTTGGATTCATCCCTGGCTTCTTCCGCTGATTGCCATGAAGCTGGATTGCCGATTTTTATCGCAGTCGCGATGGTTATCGGATCTTTGATGGGCTTGCCTTTTACGATGGGTGCCGACAATGCTGCCTGCCATCCCATCATACGGGGCAAACGTGAAATTCGACCGCTTCGCTTATATTCTTTATAGCCCTTCCAATACGCTGTGATATTACCCGCATTTCCCACCGGAATAAAATGAAAATCAGGGCCACGTCCGCCAAGTTGATCGACAATCTCAAAAGCACTCGTTTTCTGACCTTCTATGCGATATGGATTTATTGAATTTACAAGAGTTACGTTGTGTTTTTCAGAAATTTCTTTAACAATGTCCAGGGCTTGGTCAAAATTTCCTTCAATTGCAATAACTTTCGCACCGTGCATCATAGCCTGGGCAAGCTTTCCCAATGCAATGGCACCTTTGGGCAAAACCACATAACAATCCAATCCGGCACGCGCAGAATACGCAGCAGCAGAAGCTGAGGTATTTCCTGTTGAAGCACATATAACAGCTTTTGAGCCTGCTTCTTTGGCCTTAGAAATCGCCATAGTCATTCCCCGGTCTTTAAACGATCCGGTTGGATTTGCCCCTTCAAACTTCAAATACACTGCCATCCCTGTAACTTGCGATAATTTCCCCAACGATGGTGCCGGCACAAGCGGTGTGTCCCCCTCATGTAGCGACACAATGGGTGTGTTACCTGTCACGGGTAAAAATCTTCTATATTTTGATATAAGTCCTCTATTAATCAATGGTCTCTACCCTTATCTTAAGCGTTGGCTGAACAGAAAATGACAATTTATCAATCGTCTCCAAAGCATCACAAACATCCTTTTCCTTGGCCGTATGCGTCATAAAAACAATTGGAACGCTGTTTTCTTTATTCGTGTCCTTTTGAATGACCGATTCAATCGAAATACCCTTCTCACTTAAAATACCGGCAATTTTAGCGATAACGCCAATTTCTTCTTTCACTGTAAACCGCAGATAGTATTGCGATTGAATTTCTGTAATCGGTTCAATAACGAGTTTCCCACTATTATTCTGAGGTAAATAATACACTGCCGGCACCTTATCCGCCACACCCATATGAATATTTCTGGCAATGAATATCACGTCCGACATCACTGCCGAGGCAGTCGGCATCTCACCGGCACCTTTACCGTAAAACATTGTCGGCCCGACTGAATCCCCAATGACATAAATACCATTGTAAACCCCATGCACAGAAGCCAATAAATGTTTTTCCGGAATCAAGGTGGGATGTACCCGCACTTGAACTTTCCCATTTTCATCTTGCTTGGCAATTCCCAGAAGCTTTATCTCCTGTTCCAATTCCTCACGTGCATACAGAATATCCTGTGCCGTAAGCTCTGTGATCCCTTCCAAATAGACATCTTTGGGTTCAATCCGTTTCCCAAATGCCAGCGAGGCCAAAATAACCAATTTATGCATGGTATCACCGCCGCCGACATCCAGTGTCGGATCAGCTTCAGCATAACCTTTTTCCTGCGCTGCTTGCAACACCTCATGATAATTATGCCCTTTTCCCATCTCAGTCAGGATATAATTCGCTGTTCCATTAATGATTCCGTAAATAGCCTTTACATGATTGGCCGCCAACCCATCATTCAACCCCTGCACCACAGGAATACCGCCGCCCACTGCCGCCTCAAAATAAATAGCTGCTTTTGATTCCCGGGCGGTCTGCTGGAGCTCGTCCCAATGCTCTGAAAGTAATGCTTTATTGGCTGTCACAACATGCTTCCCGGCTTTCAAAGCCCTAAGCACAAATGTTTTTGCCGGTTCAATACCTCCGACCAGCTCAACAACAATATGGATATCCGGGTCATTAATGACATCATCCACCTGTGTGGTTAATAATTCCGGATCAACGCGAATCCCACGGTCGCGGGTAATATCCAAATCCACAATTTTTTTCAATTTCAAATCAACACCAGCGCGTAATTTTAACAGATCAGGACTTTCAAGTAATATCTTGGTGACACCCGTACCGACCGTCCCCCAACCAAGCAAGCCTACATTGATTGATTGCGTCATCATTTAAAAACAGCTCCTTCCCAGAGTACCAAATTCAATCCCGGCATTATACTGATGTCCATAACGACCTGTCAAGTGCCAAGTCCTGCCAACTTTACATTTTTTCCTTTGTTTTAAGGGTCTTTTGGGTTATCAACAAAACCGGCAACCATCACGTGATGATTGCCGGTTTTGTTGATAAAAAAAACGATAGGATAAAATTCCAGCCGCTATTTTGATAAACCCATTGCTTTAAACAACCCGGAAATAGAGGTATAGTAATCCGCCAATGCCTGAACATAATTAACCCGTTCTTCGCCCAACTGAAGCTCAGAGGTCAAAACCTGCGAAAGTGGAATTTCATTCATCATCTGCTTGGCACGATTGATCTCCAAATCCTTTTCCCGAAATTTAATTTTTGATAAAGATGCCGTGACCATGGTCATGGCCTTTTGATAATTAAAGTAATTCTCTTCAACCTCATTGGCAACATTGCCGCGCAGCTCAATAAGATCAGCTTCGGAGGTCGCTTTTTCCACCCGGCTTTTGGCCAGATTGGAAAAATTCTCCAGTTTATCAAACAATCCCATGGTAACACTTTGCGTTTTGGAATCCTTGGTATTATCCTGCTGACCAAACTCCGTGGGAACACTCTTCTTGTTCTCCCATGAATATTGCGCTGAATTGGCTCCCAGAATCCAGGATAATTGGAGTTTCATCGACCATTCATCACTGAGTTCAAGGCCTTCCCCTTTTTGGCTCTGACCGTTTTTTCCCACCTGACCAACAAACTCCAGTTTCGGCATATCCTCTGCCATGGATATCTTGATACCGTATAGATCCGCCAGCGTCGTGTACTCATTCACCGCAAGATCCGGCCGGTTCTTAAAACTCAGACCAAGGCACTCATCAAGTGAATAATTAAAATCAAAATCAGTGAATGTCAATACTGCATTAATCTGAATGCCGATCGAAGCGTCTACATTGCAGGCCTGACGCAATTCCAGTTCAGACAATGCAATATCCTGCTGAGAGGAAAGCAGCTGATAATAGGTCTGGTCCGTCTGTGATTGAACATTCAAAAATTCCTGATAGGAATTAAGTCCTTGCCGGTATGCTTCACGGGAAAATGAAAGCGCAGACTCGGCGGCTTTTGATAAATCAGCCTGAATTTCAAAAACCATCTGAGTTTTTACCAATTCATAATAAGCTTTTTCCACTTTGTAGATGGTTTCCTGTCTGGCTTGTTCATGTTTTTTCTTAGCAACCACCAAATTGGTCTTATTTTGCTTCAATTCATAGATAAGTTTTCCGCCATTAAATATAATTTGTGTTGTTTCCAGACCATATTTCAAACCGGAAAAATCATCGTCGCCGCCTTCGCCGCCTTCACCGCCTGAACTGCCTTCCTGTTTTTCCCAATTCGCTTTGACGGCCGGCAAAAATTCCCTTTCCGATTCAAGCACTTTGTATCTTTCATACTCATGTTCCCGCAGTGCCACCTGCACACGCGGATCATTCAGAAGCGCGACACGTTTACAATCTTCCAAATTAGTCAAAATTGTCGGAATTTTCTGCGATTCCTCCCAGGCACTTTCTATTTCCTCAAGCTCCGCCAAGTCTTCGTCAGCATATTCATCTTCCCAATACTCATCCTCGTATTCCTCAACAACCTCTTCATAGTCATCCTCATACTCTTCATCCTCCCCGCCACTATCTTCTTCAAGTTCACCCAATTCACCGGTTTCAATTTCAAATTCTTCTTCCTCTTCAATAACTGCCGGCAACAATTCCTCATCAGATAATTGTTCACCTTCCAATATTTCTTCTTCAAACTCCGGTTCCGGAAAATACTCTTCAGCACCCTGCTCGATGTCCTCAGTCGATTCAGTTGGCACCTCGCCTTCACCAACATCGTCTTCCACCACCACTTCTTCATACTCAAATTCTTCGCCTTCCGGCGCGAATTCAGCCCAATCTTCTTCATCCTGGTCTTCATAAATAACTTCGTATTCTTCCTGATCATCCGCTTCCTGTGCCGGACTCTGAACAGGTTGCAGCATGATACCGCCCAAAACGACCATCATGATCAAGAGAAATAACTTATACTTCTTCCACATAATCTTCTCCCTATAAAGGATAGTTAAATTTCCCCGCTTCAAAAACTGAAAAACCGCTATAAGCTGTTACAAATTATACTTGCCATCCCGCTGCCTTCCCGGCTTCCCAGCCAAAATGCAATGGGTTTCTTATTCAGTTTCCCCGCACCGGGGAATTCGCGGTTAACCTATTAAACCGATTCTTCCTGTGTTGGTTGCACACGCGGCGCACCAAATAATTTTCGGCTGATCCATGCAAGTACTTTTTGAGAGCTGGATTTAATGTCTTCAAAAATCACATAGACACAAGGAATGAATAGTAAGGTTAATACCGTACTGGTAATCAATCCACCCACTACCGTGATTGCCAGGGGCGACCATAAATTCGAGCCCTCGCTGCGATCAAGTGCCATGGGCAGCAATCCCAACACTGCGGTTGAAACTGTCATGAAGATCGGTCGCAGACGGCTTTGCGAAGCCGCTAGAATCGCGCTAAACATACGTTTTCCCCGGGATACCAGCAGATTAATCGTATCCACCAAAATAATCGCCGGATTGACCACCATGCCGGCTAACATCAGCATACCAATAAAAACCCCCACACTTTTCGGCTTGCCGGTAATGTATAGAGCAACGACCACCCCAATAATCGCCATGACCACGGAAAACATAATAATAAACGGTTGGTAATAAGATTCAAAAAAAGCGGCCAATACCATATACACCAATATGACGGTAAGAATCACCGCCAGACTTAACTGCCGGGCACTCTCGATCATTTTATCGTAGTTACCGCCAAAACGGTAATAATAACCCTTGGGAAAATCGATCCCGGTTAAAGCGTCACGGACTTTTTCAACTGCCGAACCAAGATCCGTTGATACACTGGCTGAAGTCTGAATCATGCGTGATTTGTTTTTACGCCATATTTCCGACGGACCCAAACCGGCGTAAGGTAAACTTGATCACCGTTGGGTGCCGTAACCGTCAATTTGTTAATATCATCAAGCGTCTTGCGGAATTTCTCCTGCAAACGTACGATGGTCTCAATCTCAATTCCGGCATTCGTGTGAAAATCAGTCCCGATAACCCCACGCATTTGCGTATTGATTTCTTCCGCCATGGTCTTGACATTTATATCAAACTGCGCCGCTTTGGCTTTGTCCACATGGAAACGCATTTCAGGACGCCCTTCTTTCATCCGAATACGGACATCTGTCATGCCTGGCAGGGTCTCCAGCTTGTTCGCAATCGAGATCGCAAGCTGTTTCAATATGACGTAATCATATCCAAATAAATCCAGCACCAACGTCTTCGTGCCCACTTCCTGTTTTTCTTCAAAATAAACGTAGGCAGGTCTAAACTGGACCAATTGAGGACGCAGATCATCCAAAATTTCTTTGGTAGACCGTTTACGCTGATAGGCAGGTTTGAATTCAACATGGATTTCCGAACGGTTTTGTTCCACCAATGAAGATAAATTTTTCACTTCCGGAACTTTTGCCAGGAACCGTTCCACCCGTTTAACAATATCATTGGAAATATCCAGTTTGGTACCGGCCGGCAGTGTCAAATTCACAGTCACCTTATTTTGCTCCACACTCCCCATGAATTCCGATCCCAGCTTGGTGTTTAAGTAAACCGCCAGACCGAGCAAAATCAGGAGAACCAGGGAAAAAAGATACCGATAACGGATGGCCAGGGTAAGCAGCCGGCGATAAATCCCTGCGAAAGTTTTCCCCAAAGGAACCCGTGCGCCCTCCACCCATTTTTTCTCTTCCACCTTGACCTCTTTCAGCATTCGGCTGGCCATAACCGGCAGCAATGTCTGGGCAACAAACAGTGATGCCGTGAGCGAAAAAATAACTGTCATGGCCAGTCCTTCATACAGCATGCGAATTTCCTTATTCACAAAAATAATCGGAATAAAAACCACTACTGTCGTAATCGTGGATGCAATAATGGCAAAACCTACTTCTTCACTGCCAACCACTGCAGCTTCGCGTACCGGCATGCCCTCCTGGTTTTTCTTAAAAATATTATCTAAAACAACAATACTGGCATCCACCAGACTTCCCGAAGCCAGTGCCAATCCGGAAAGCGTCATGGTGTTGAGGGTGATATCCAAAAAATACATAGCTGTAAAAGTTGCAATAATTGCTAAAGGAATCGAGAGTGCAATAATCAACGGGCTGCGTAAATTCCGCAAAGTAATGACCAATATAAGCGAAGCCAATATCGCACCGCTAAACAAAGCACTTTTCACGGTTGATATGGCCGTTTTAATGCTGACTGATTGATCCATCACGGTTACAAAACGGATCCCTTTTTTCATTTTTGGTTTCATTTCTTCCAGTGATTTTTTAATCCCTTCGCAGACCTCGATGGTATTGGCCTGACGCTCTTTATGCACATAGATCGAGACCGTGGGCGCGGTATCATAACGCGCATAGCCGGCAGCTTCCAGGAAGGAATCCCTTACGCTGGCCACATCTCCGACTCTAATAATCATGCCTTCCGGAGAGGCTGCCAGACCTATTTTTTTAATACCTTCCACGGTTTTAAACTGACCAATCGCCCGCACCAAATAACGGTAATCACCTTTTTCATAGTTTCCCGCCAACAAGTTCACATTGTTGTCATGCAGTACTTTTACAATATGTTCAATGGAAAGACCGTATGATTGCAAGCGGCTCTGATTTATCTCGCATAATATTTTACGCTCCCGTCCACCGGAAACTTCTACATTGGAAACACCCGCCACCCGGTTCAAGGGCTCTTTAAGCTCCTTATCCGCCACTTCCCGCATATACTCCGTCGGAATGGTTTCCGAGAGCATGGCCACAATCATAACCGGCGCATCCGCCACATCATATTTTCCCAAAATCGGTTTGCGAATGCCTTTGGGAAGTTTATTACGAACTTTGGAAAATTTTTCCCGAACTTCCAACGCAGCAAAATTCATATCAATCCCGGGTTCAAATTCCAGGATCGTCTCGGATTTTCCATCCTCGGACGAAGATTCAATATTTTTCAGATGGGCGCAGGTGGAAACGGATTCTTCCACTTTCTTGGTCACCATATTTTCAACTTCGGTGGGCGGAACGCCCGG of the bacterium genome contains:
- the trxB gene encoding thioredoxin-disulfide reductase; translated protein: MGGSVSEKEKRIYDNVIIGAGPAGLTAGLYAIRAGRSVLVLEQLAPGGQAVTTWQVDNYPGLPHVNGAELMMKMNTQIQEFNVPIVLDQVIQVTPGDVHTVHCAGADYSARTVIIATGAIPKKLGVPGEDAFRGRGVSYCATCDGAFFKDVPVAVVGGGNTALEEAEFLTRFASKVYLIHRRDAFRADQIIQDHVLKMSKIETVTPKVPFRIVGGEQGVQGIAIGPRDGKEEKVIEVKGVFIFTGLTPQTGFVKETVSLDKGGYIKTDQRFMTTQPGIFAVGDCRDNIVKQIIVAAGEGAAAAVLADKYLQPAGI
- the trxA gene encoding thioredoxin, which gives rise to MNMDVTDQTFESEVLKSETPVIVDFWAAWCTPCRMLSPVVEEFSLEYKGKIRVLRLDVDANPNIAGRFAIFSIPSLLFFKQGRLVDQIVGACTKSKIISVAGNVWEEV
- a CDS encoding aspartate kinase, which translates into the protein MWQVPGKANHLSRIRPRRLRELAGNITVMKFGGATLASAELMKGVAQRIVEVKKKGRNVVVVVSAPGDMTDELIAKARAITAYPDEREMDMLLATGEQQSIALMAIALKSLGCDAISFTGPQVGIVTDDVHNKARIVKMGGEKIHKALHLGKVVIVAGFQGETAEEEITTLGRGGSDLTAVALAAALDSDICEFYKDVDGVFTADPRIVRDASKLARLSYDEMLEMASLGAQVLYNRSIEFAKKNGIVLHVRSSVKPDSGTLIMEEVEQMEGVLVSGVTHTKKEAKITILWVPDQPGIAAKIFGRLAGEDLNVDVIVQDVSEEGTTNISFTIHQDELTRAKGIVEQLVQELGAKGFEADEHIGKVSVVGVGMKTHSGVAAAMFQALSEKGINIEMISTSEIKISVILKEERVEEALQAIHDKFKLSNLT
- a CDS encoding cofactor-independent phosphoglycerate mutase codes for the protein MKYILLVGDGMADHPHPDLGGKTPLQAAKTPNMDFLAQKGTLGTTHTLVDGYPLGSDVANLVLMGYDPRKYFSGRAPLEAANIGVDLGPKDVAFRCNLVNIKKNIMEDFSSGHISTEDAKPLIKMLGQKLGSDKIKFYLGTSYRHLLVWRSGPLKINCTPPHDISGKEITEHMPKGTGQKDVSRLMEDSRFLLEGHEVNRERRHDGKPPANMIWLWGQGTKPNMPTMTDKYHLTGGVISAVDLIKGIGLYAGLEVIKVSGVTGYLDTNYVGKAEAALKVLKKHDFVFVHVEAPDECGHNGDVQGKVKAIEDFDVKVIGTILKGLEGRQDYKVMVMPDHPTPLDVRTHTNESVPFIIYQPGREITHGQNGYDEEQAKATGLHIEEGWHLMDIFITGKWPENSDKQGLPTPVDDVAGAGQGESSEPDKAKEA
- the thrC gene encoding threonine synthase; the protein is MNRGLISKYRRFLPVTGNTPIVSLHEGDTPLVPAPSLGKLSQVTGMAVYLKFEGANPTGSFKDRGMTMAISKAKEAGSKAVICASTGNTSASAAAYSARAGLDCYVVLPKGAIALGKLAQAMMHGAKVIAIEGNFDQALDIVKEISEKHNVTLVNSINPYRIEGQKTSAFEIVDQLGGRGPDFHFIPVGNAGNITAYWKGYKEYKRSGRISRLPRMMGWQAALSAPIVKGKPIKDPITIATAIKIGNPASWQSAEEARDESKGMIGMVTDNQILAAYRHLARVEGVFCEPASAASVAGFMKIAKSGYFKQNASQDSVAVCILTGHGLKDPDRAIDQSSQFKTCKPKMAEVIKLMGLKKTIKRK
- a CDS encoding homoserine dehydrogenase translates to MTQSINVGLLGWGTVGTGVTKILLESPDLLKLRAGVDLKLKKIVDLDITRDRGIRVDPELLTTQVDDVINDPDIHIVVELVGGIEPAKTFVLRALKAGKHVVTANKALLSEHWDELQQTARESKAAIYFEAAVGGGIPVVQGLNDGLAANHVKAIYGIINGTANYILTEMGKGHNYHEVLQAAQEKGYAEADPTLDVGGGDTMHKLVILASLAFGKRIEPKDVYLEGITELTAQDILYAREELEQEIKLLGIAKQDENGKVQVRVHPTLIPEKHLLASVHGVYNGIYVIGDSVGPTMFYGKGAGEMPTASAVMSDVIFIARNIHMGVADKVPAVYYLPQNNSGKLVIEPITEIQSQYYLRFTVKEEIGVIAKIAGILSEKGISIESVIQKDTNKENSVPIVFMTHTAKEKDVCDALETIDKLSFSVQPTLKIRVETID
- a CDS encoding TolC family protein; amino-acid sequence: MWKKYKLFLLIMMVVLGGIMLQPVQSPAQEADDQEEYEVIYEDQDEEDWAEFAPEGEEFEYEEVVVEDDVGEGEVPTESTEDIEQGAEEYFPEPEFEEEILEGEQLSDEELLPAVIEEEEEFEIETGELGELEEDSGGEDEEYEDDYEEVVEEYEDEYWEDEYADEDLAELEEIESAWEESQKIPTILTNLEDCKRVALLNDPRVQVALREHEYERYKVLESEREFLPAVKANWEKQEGSSGGEGGEGGDDDFSGLKYGLETTQIIFNGGKLIYELKQNKTNLVVAKKKHEQARQETIYKVEKAYYELVKTQMVFEIQADLSKAAESALSFSREAYRQGLNSYQEFLNVQSQTDQTYYQLLSSQQDIALSELELRQACNVDASIGIQINAVLTFTDFDFNYSLDECLGLSFKNRPDLAVNEYTTLADLYGIKISMAEDMPKLEFVGQVGKNGQSQKGEGLELSDEWSMKLQLSWILGANSAQYSWENKKSVPTEFGQQDNTKDSKTQSVTMGLFDKLENFSNLAKSRVEKATSEADLIELRGNVANEVEENYFNYQKAMTMVTASLSKIKFREKDLEINRAKQMMNEIPLSQVLTSELQLGEERVNYVQALADYYTSISGLFKAMGLSK
- a CDS encoding efflux RND transporter permease subunit — its product is MIQTSASVSTDLGSAVEKVRDALTGIDFPKGYYYRFGGNYDKMIESARQLSLAVILTVILVYMVLAAFFESYYQPFIIMFSVVMAIIGVVVALYITGKPKSVGVFIGMLMLAGMVVNPAIILVDTINLLVSRGKRMFSAILAASQSRLRPIFMTVSTAVLGLLPMALDRSEGSNLWSPLAITVVGGLITSTVLTLLFIPCVYVIFEDIKSSSQKVLAWISRKLFGAPRVQPTQEESV